Proteins encoded in a region of the Methanolacinia paynteri genome:
- a CDS encoding radical SAM protein, with amino-acid sequence MNFEVFPLIIGWELTLECNMRCKHCGSTAGAKRPNELTTKEALDLCDQFPDLLVQEVDITGGEPLLRKDWTIIAGHLQDLGIPVNILTNGLVMDNEMIAKMKELDIRAVGLSIDGLREVHDRFRNYRGSYEKTLNAVRLMQEAGIKYNIITTVNKENLDQLPAMHDVFRDLGVRHWRLQPLIPMGRALQNPGLELNDEDMLALGNYIRKQAADPDPVKPDIMCSDGLEYVKPGIGGPWR; translated from the coding sequence ATGAATTTTGAAGTATTTCCTTTGATCATCGGCTGGGAACTGACCCTCGAATGCAATATGCGGTGCAAACATTGCGGTTCCACGGCGGGTGCGAAAAGGCCTAACGAACTGACAACCAAAGAGGCCCTCGATCTCTGCGACCAGTTCCCCGATCTCCTCGTCCAGGAAGTGGATATTACGGGCGGCGAACCGCTCCTGAGAAAAGACTGGACGATTATCGCCGGACATCTCCAGGATCTCGGCATTCCTGTAAACATACTGACGAACGGGCTGGTCATGGACAACGAGATGATCGCGAAGATGAAAGAGCTGGATATAAGGGCGGTGGGCCTGAGCATCGACGGGCTCCGGGAGGTTCACGACCGGTTCCGCAACTACAGGGGCTCATACGAGAAAACGCTGAACGCGGTGCGGCTTATGCAGGAGGCGGGAATCAAGTACAATATCATCACGACCGTAAACAAAGAGAATCTCGACCAGCTCCCTGCGATGCATGATGTCTTCAGGGATCTCGGCGTCCGCCACTGGCGGCTCCAGCCGCTGATTCCGATGGGGCGTGCACTCCAGAACCCCGGTCTCGAACTGAACGACGAGGACATGCTCGCACTCGGGAATTATATCCGGAAGCAGGCCGCAGATCCCGATCCCGTCAAGCCCGATATCATGTGCAGCGACGGGCTGGAGTATGTCAAACCCGGCATCGGCGGACCGTGGAGA